A single genomic interval of Lathyrus oleraceus cultivar Zhongwan6 chromosome 7, CAAS_Psat_ZW6_1.0, whole genome shotgun sequence harbors:
- the LOC127102492 gene encoding uncharacterized protein LOC127102492: MQIYFTKKILMIANLPSKHKAISHHLSASQIVEATTSNPYDSILKFLNSSNFPSRASFPQGFLFGSGSSALQIEGGCNEGGRGLGIWDDILLIQKRILSILEDNLQTLVLHSNHFSSSLQADVYLDVDKFPLKIDHYNRYKIVNILMRMKEDVQHLKKLGINSYRMSISWSRIMPDIEPFVGIIHFDYPLALKQKFGGFLNRSIVKYYKDYSELLFKTYGDRVKHWTTINEAEVTAIFHFMFNLDKEIQRGEIGLALSSGRYAPYSSKLEDVVAAQRLMDFYWGWILDPVFHGDYPQIMKNLVGNRLPKFTKKEKHLLKGSTNFIGINYYTSHFARHEPNRTKIMFDNYDALAVSEVFNAEGKTLGYKDQYSGSNVYPEGLYNMLVYIKKKYKNPKIYVTENGISSSKIPNPLKDEHRIAYIAAHINATQAIYFTKKILMIANLPSKHKAISHHLSASQIVEATTSNPYDSILKFLNSSNFPSRASFPQGFLFGSGSSALQIEGGCNEGGRGLGIWDDIVIQNKDVYLDVDKFPLKIDHYNRYKEDVQHLKKLGINSYRMSISWSRIMPDGTLKGGINQEGINFYNNLINELLENDIEPFVGIIHFDYPLALKQKFGGFLNRSIVKYYKDYSELLFKTYGDRVKHWTTINEAEVTAIFHFMFNLDKVSTDQTCKNTKICTQAYTLLHNFLIAHATTASKLYTTKFKEIQRGEIGLALSSGRYAPYSSKLEDVVAAQRLMDFYWGWILDPVFHGDYPQIMKKLVGNRLPKFTKKEKHLLKGSTNFIGINYYTSHFARHEPNRTKIMFDNYDALAVSEVFNAEGKTLGYKDQYSGSNVYPEGLYNMLVYIKKKYKNPKIYVTENGISSSKIPNPLKDEHRIAYIAAHINATKAAIDDGVNVQGYFLWAAFDTYEFQAGYSGNWGLYHIDFNDNLKRLPTDTANWYKKYLTHNLEN, from the exons ATGCAGATCTATTTCACTAAAAAAATCTTGATGATTGCAA ATCTTCCTTCTAAGCATAAGGCAATTTCACATCACTTATCTGCATCACAG ATCGTAGAAGCAACAACGTCTAATCCATATGATTCAatattaaaatttttaaattctTCAAACTTTCCAAGTCGTGCATCATTTCCACAAGGCTTTTTGTTTGGTAGCGGGTCTTCTGCCCTACAG ATTGAAGGAGGATGTAATGAAGGAGGAAGAGGACTTGGTATATGGGATGATATA TTGTTAATTCAAAAAAGAATTCTATCTATTTTGGAAGATAACCTCCAAACTTTAGTGCTTCATTCTAatcatttttcttcttctttacAAGCAGATGTATATTTAGATGTTGATAAATTTCCATTAAAAATTGATCATTACAACCGATATAAG ATAGTTAATATTTTAATGAGAATGAAG GAGGATGTGCAACATTTGAAAAAACTTGGAATAAATTCTTATAGAATGTCAATTTCTTGGAGTAGAATAATGCCGG ATATTGAACCTTTCGTGGGTATCATACACTTCGATTATCCATTAGCTCTTAAGCAAAAGTTTGGAGGCTTCTTAAATCGCTCAATTGT AAAATATTATAAGGATTATAGTGAACTCTTATTCAAAACATATGGAGATCGAGTGAAACATTGGACTACAATCAATGAGGCAGAAGTCACAGCTATATTTCATTTCATGTTCAACCTTGATAAA GAAATACAAAGGGGAGAAATTGGACTTGCTCTTTCATCAGGAAGATATGCTCCCTACAGTTCTAAACTAGAAGATGTGGTTGCTGCACAAAGACTAATGGATTTCTATTGGGGATG GATTTTAGATCCAGTCTTCCATGGAGATTATCCACAAATAATGAAAAACCTAGTGGGGAATAGGTTGCCTAAATTCACTAAAAAGGAAAAACACTTGTTAAAAGGAAGCACAAATTTTATTGGAATCAATTATTATACTTCTCATTTTGCTAGACATGAACCAAATAGAACCAAGATTATGTTTGACAATTATGATGCTTTAGCTGTTTCAGAAG TTTTTAATGCAGAAGGAAAAACTCTTGGTTATAAG GATCAATATAGTGGGAGCAATGTTTATCCCGAAGGATTATATAATATGTTAGTCTATATTAAGAAAAAGTATAAAAATCCCAAAATCTACGTCACTGAAAATG GTATTTCTTCTTCAAAAATTCCAAATCCTTTGAAGGATGAACACCGAATTGCTTATATTGCTGCACATATAAACGCTACTCAAGCG ATCTATTTCACTAAAAAAATCTTGATGATTGCAA ATCTTCCTTCTAAGCATAAGGCAATTTCACATCACTTATCTGCATCACAG ATCGTAGAAGCAACAACGTCTAATCCATATGATTCAatattaaaatttttaaattctTCAAACTTTCCAAGTCGTGCATCATTTCCACAAGGCTTTTTGTTTGGTAGCGGGTCTTCTGCCCTACAG ATTGAAGGAGGATGTAATGAAGGAGGAAGAGGACTTGGTATATGGGATGATATAGTTATACAAAACAAAG ATGTATATTTAGATGTTGATAAATTTCCATTAAAAATTGATCATTACAACCGATATAAG GAGGATGTGCAACATTTGAAAAAACTTGGAATAAATTCTTATAGAATGTCAATTTCTTGGAGTAGAATAATGCCGG ACGGAACCTTGAAAGGAGGTATAAATCAAGAAGGTATCAACTTTTACAACAATTTGATCAATGAGTTACTCGAAAATG ATATTGAACCTTTCGTGGGTATCATACACTTCGATTATCCATTAGCTCTTAAGCAAAAGTTTGGAGGCTTCTTAAATCGCTCAATTGT AAAATATTATAAGGATTATAGTGAACTCTTATTCAAAACATATGGAGATCGAGTGAAACATTGGACTACAATCAATGAGGCAGAAGTCACAGCTATATTTCATTTCATGTTCAACCTTGATAAAGTATCTACTGATCAGACATGCAAAAATACTAAAATATGTACACAAGCATATACTCTCCTTCACAACTTCCTCATTGCTCATGCTACCACCGCGTCAAAATTATACACAACAAAATTCAAA GAAATACAAAGGGGAGAAATTGGACTTGCTCTTTCATCAGGAAGATATGCTCCCTACAGTTCTAAACTAGAAGATGTGGTTGCTGCACAAAGACTAATGGATTTCTATTGGGGATG GATTTTAGATCCAGTCTTCCATGGAGATTATCCACAAATAATGAAAAAGCTAGTGGGGAATAGGTTGCCTAAATTCACTAAAAAGGAAAAACACTTGTTAAAAGGAAGCACAAATTTTATTGGAATCAATTATTATACTTCTCATTTTGCTAGACATGAACCAAATAGAACCAAGATTATGTTTGACAATTATGATGCTTTAGCTGTTTCAGAAG TTTTTAATGCAGAAGGAAAAACTCTTGGTTATAAG GATCAATATAGTGGGAGCAATGTTTATCCCGAAGGATTATATAATATGTTAGTCTATATTAAGAAAAAGTATAAAAATCCCAAAATCTACGTCACTGAAAATG GTATTTCTTCTTCAAAAATTCCAAATCCTTTGAAGGATGAACACCGAATTGCTTATATTGCTGCACATATAAACGCTACTAAAGCGGCAATTGA TGATGGCGTAAATGTCCAAGGTTATTTTTTGTGGGCAGCATTTGATACATATGAATTTCAAGCAGGCTATTCTGGAAATTGGGGTCTTTATCATATTGATTTTAATGATAATCTCAAACGCCTACCAACGGACACAGCTAATTGGTACAAGAAATATCTCACACATAATTTAGAAAACTAA